One region of Pseudomonas alvandae genomic DNA includes:
- a CDS encoding GlxA family transcriptional regulator, with product MPNTPKSIHVLAFANVQVLDVTGPLQVFASANDLARAQGLPMPYAPTVVAAGGGAVMSSAGLALMADPLPDEDSDTLLIAGGWGVYEAAEDPALVAWVKHQGVRSRRVASVCTGAFLLAASGWLDGRRVATHWTRCEQLAKQHPQLQVEPNPIFIKDGSVWTSAGVTAGIDLALALVEEDLGRAMALEVARHLVVFLKRPGGQSQFSATLALQKQGGRFDKLHAWIAEHLTRDLGLSSLAAEAGMSERSFVRHYRAETGQTPARAVELIRVETARRLLADSAVPVKRVALQCGFGSEETLRRSFLRAVGVTPQAYRERFNAQADPVTP from the coding sequence ATGCCAAATACGCCGAAATCCATTCATGTGCTGGCCTTTGCCAACGTTCAGGTGCTGGACGTCACAGGGCCCTTGCAGGTGTTCGCGTCGGCCAACGATCTGGCCCGTGCGCAAGGCTTGCCGATGCCGTATGCGCCGACCGTCGTCGCTGCCGGTGGCGGGGCGGTGATGTCTTCGGCAGGGTTGGCGCTGATGGCCGATCCGCTCCCCGACGAAGACAGCGACACGTTGTTGATCGCCGGTGGTTGGGGCGTATACGAAGCCGCCGAGGATCCGGCCCTGGTGGCCTGGGTCAAACACCAAGGAGTGCGCTCGCGAAGGGTCGCGTCAGTGTGTACCGGCGCGTTCCTGTTGGCGGCAAGTGGTTGGCTGGACGGGCGCCGGGTGGCGACTCACTGGACCCGCTGCGAACAACTGGCCAAGCAACACCCGCAATTGCAAGTCGAACCCAATCCAATTTTCATCAAGGACGGCTCGGTCTGGACGTCGGCCGGGGTCACGGCCGGGATCGACCTCGCACTGGCGTTGGTCGAAGAGGACCTTGGTCGGGCGATGGCCCTGGAGGTTGCGCGGCACTTGGTGGTGTTTCTCAAGCGTCCTGGTGGGCAATCGCAGTTCAGCGCTACCTTGGCGCTACAAAAACAGGGCGGTCGCTTTGATAAATTACATGCCTGGATCGCCGAGCACCTGACGCGGGACCTGGGCTTGTCGAGCCTGGCTGCCGAGGCGGGCATGAGTGAACGCAGTTTTGTCCGTCATTACCGCGCCGAGACCGGCCAGACCCCGGCCCGCGCCGTGGAACTGATCCGCGTCGAGACCGCCCGCCGCCTGCTTGCCGACAGCGCGGTGCCGGTCAAGCGCGTCGCCCTGCAATGTGGCTTCGGTAGCGAAGAAACCCTGCGCCGCAGCTTTTTGCGAGCCGTGGGCGTGACGCCCCAGGCCTATCGGGAGCGATTCAACGCTCAAGCAGATCCAGTAACGCCTTGA